The window ACGCTGTAATTCAACTCCTCCTCGCTAAAGTGCTGACGACCAGCAGCGACtgcaaataaaacaaagtttGGGAGTTTAATTGCAGAGATTCAGCTGAGGAAATAAAGCCCAAACTTTAACTAGGATGTAGCATGCTAGCTATCTAGCAAACAAATAATTATGTTCCCTTTAACATTGTCTGACATTGATTATGATTGGACATTGACAAGTCATAAACTAGCAATAATAAATGATTTACCGCAGGTGTAGCGAGGACCTAAAATTGCCAGGCGACGACGAGGCCGGCAAGCAGCGAGTCTGCTACAACGTGGAGTTTGCCTTTGACGCCGACACGCCGGTGGGCATCACCATCTACTACCAGGCTTTGGAAGAGTTTCACAACGGCGTGCCAGTGTAGGTTCTCCAAAGCCAGTGAACTTTGGCTCGGGGACAGCCATTGGTCGATGCTGATGTCGGCTTTTCCTCTAGATACCTGCCTCAGGACAGTTCCCTGCAATCAGAGACGGTGCATTTCAAGAGGGGGGTAAGCCAGCAGTTCTGTTTGCCATCCCACACGGTCAATCTCAGCGAGTGGGCGGATGAGGAGGTGGGTACACCTACCGACAAATTTTTGTGGGAGAATGTCAGTTTCTGTATCGagttatgatgtttttttgtgaccaaGCTGCTGTTTGACGCGGAGAGGGAAGTCTTCCCCATGGTTGTGCAGGCCACGGCCGACGAGGGTGACGGTGAGTTCCATTTTGCTAGCTTTTTGTGCTACCATGAGCTTGAAATAATGGTGTTCCATtcctattttcattttgcagaacATCTGGGCCACTCTCACATACTGCTAGCCACGTTTGAAAAGGTACATTTGATTAGCTGCGAGTGATGGATGGTGAGAGATGAGTTAAGATaccctaaaaaagaaaaaaaaaataacacaaaaaaaacactgtaatgTTCTGAGGTATCTCATGAATTAACTTATCCGTTACTTAACTCCAAAGATAAATAGGaatatgtacttttaaaaaagaactggatttaactATTATATCTCTCAATGGCAATGAGTTAAGGATGCACAATCTAGGAAGCCACATTTGTAATACATACTTTGTTCCCCCTTGACAGCACATGGACGGAAGCTATTGTGTGAAGCCTCTGAAGCAGAAACAAGTGGTGAGGAGCGCATTTccttcatcattttttgtctctcctccaaattccacaaaaaacaaagcatGAATCTCCCTCGGAGATGTGACGTCTTTTCATCTTTCATTTCCCAGGTGGATGGCGTAAGTTATCTACTGCAAGAGATCTACGGAATAGAGAACAAGTATAACAGTCAGGAGTCCAAGGTAAAAAGACTAGCGTCTATCTAGCAAGCACTTctttccttcctcctcctcttctactATTCGTTTGACCTCTAGGTTGCCGATGACGAAATCAGCGACAATAGCGCCGAGTGCGTGGTGTGTCTGTCGGACGTGCGCGATACGCTCATCCTGCCGTGCAGACACCTGTGTCTGTGCAACGCCTGCGCCGACACGCTACGTTATCAAGCCAACTGCTGTCCCATCTGCAGACTGCGTGAGTGCCATTGCTAACACCAGGtggtgcttttttgggggggcgggaCTCAAACCTCTCTTTGTTTTAGCCTTTAGAGCTCTACTGCAGATTCGAGCCATGAGGAAGAAAGTCAGTCCTCTGACGCCGACCAACTTTAACCCCGTCATCACTTCGCAAACGTCGGATTCGGAGGAACACTCGGTACTGTTGCGAAGAGAGAATGACTTGGTGGTCATgaataaaaaggggaaaaatgtacGAAGGCTGAATTTAGACTATCTGGCTAAATTTTACCTTGATTCTGCCCACATCAATGAGCAGGCTTCTTTACATtactttaataataattattatgaaCATATTAGATGCATATATAGaggacaaaaatgaaataaactaAACTATAAATGAAGAATTATATCCTATTCTTGAATAACATATGGCGCAATGTAATTCATGTATTTCTTTTCCCAGGCATCTGAACACATCCCCCCCGGTTACGAGGCCGTGTCCCTACTGGAAGCTCTCAACGGCCCCCTGGCCACATCCTCCATGACCCCCCCTCTGCACTCTGGCCCCAGCCACGTAACGGGGGCCCTGCCGGCATATGGAAGCGAGGCCCACCCGGCGGCGGCTCGCTCTTGCTCCCCTCTGGACCACTCCAATTCAAGTCAGGGGATCAAACTCAAGAAAAGCGCTTCCAAGTAAGCCAACATGCTAATCCTTTGCTAACGATATTTCCGTCACTACATTATTTTCAACCGCCTCTCTCTACGTGCAGGTCTCTTTCCCAGAATTCCTCAGTGCTTCccgaggaggaagacgagaaGTCTTGCAGTGAATTAGAAGCTCGTCACCGTAAACTGACGGTGGAGTCGCAAGaggtgtgtttatttatttaaaaaagctattttCAGGCTTTGTCAACTCCATTGGTAACGCCCCTCTGTTTTTTGTGCAGTGCGGCGTCACGCCAGACAGCGAAAACCTAACTCTCTCCTCTTCCGGGGCTATCGACCAGTCGCCGTGCACTGGAACGCCGCTTTCTTCCACTATAACTTCCCCCGAAGGTAACGCTAAACATTGTAATGGATGAATCCATCACTCACTGCCATCGacagacatcaaatccatttcaactaggATGACCGGCGTTGGGTAATCacctttcactgccattgacgtccaatccaattggactgggttaaattggattggacatctactgctgccaatggcagccaatgagttaaaaagtcaTGGACGATCACTGaaatactgttgtttttttaaaataaatcatacaCCTGGTTTCGATTGACTTCATAAATAGTATTAATAATCTCCATTTGAGATATCTATAACAACAATTGTGAATTTTTTAACGATATTCGGAAGGCAAAACCCTGAGTGCAATTTATGGAGCAATTTAACATGAATAAATTATTAGCCGGCGCCAGCCTCTAGTTCGGTGatgtcagttattttttttgtcactagCCGGGTTATggtcaaaaagggaaaaactatatttgtaattaaattactctttgaggattttttggggggtatgaAAATGGCAGCGTGGGAAGAAAAAGGGAGTGCTATAAAATGGCTTCGAACCTTGATGTGTGTCTCCGTATGTGTGTCAGACCCAGTGAGCAGCAGCCTGGCCCAGTCAGTGATGTCCATGGCCTCGTCCCACTCGCAGCACTCCCACATCAGCACTGACACCATGTCCTCCATGTCAGGGTCCTACCTGGCCGGGGCCGACGGCGAGCCCGGGGGGGGCCGGGAGGGGGTTGACGCGCAGGGAGACGAGACCCGGGACGCCCCCGTGGAGAGTCGAGGACCTTCGCAGATGGAAAGGGTAAATATTAGTGACATCCATTTTATCTTTAAAGGGCTCCTAATTGCTTGATTTGtccttccttttttcccccaaggaGTCACTAGAACTAAACTACTCGGTTGGTGTCGAGGAGCAGGATTCAGAGGTAAGGCACTCGTCAAAACTCCAAACATACCTTGATTTGAACtcctatcatttttttctcttttagggAAACGATGTGACAGAAGATGACCACTCCTCACCATCAAATGGGAAAGGTAACCAATGACCTTTCATTTTACATCTTTGATAGGTTTTGTGTAAACTGGTGGCACATTTgggatttaaaaatgtactgcACCTCAACAAAATTGTGTCCTCAGcgtctgccatctagtggaagagCATTTTCATCATTCTTGTAGTCTCCAAACAGTACATCAACACCAtctgtaaataaaataacaattattttttggggacatTTTGTGCACTAAACATCTGAttattacatatacatattataaTGTACTGGTATATAATACCTACCCACTCATATTTCAAAGGATTTGCACACTGTGAGGTTGTCcaagcttgtttttttctggttacATACTATGTGTTGACGCCATACATATTCAATGGAGTGTGAGATGATTTGCTCCATGATGgatttgtatgtatttgtatatatggtTAGCCAATGCACACACAGCTGCGGGCTTGAtgcaaacaataacaacaaggtCACCTTTCATGAGCCAACATGTGACATGGAATACGGATGAGTggatgtgtacatttgtgttaGTTTCACAAATAATATTTCTGCTCATGTACACTccaggatgtgtgtgtgtgtgtgtgcctgcatTTCCACCGCCAGatggcttgtgtgtgtgtgtctgctggTGTGTTGCACTGCCAATCACGTAGCCATCCTTGCTTCTATTTTGTCCTCATTAGTGGCAATATTTGCACACGCCTGTCGCGCGTTACGCTTGGCAgaacaagtgattttttttctggttcaaCTGCAGCCAACGCATACTTATTAGATAAAACAGTGAAAGgatggggaatttttttttaagaaaatacacTTGTATTTGTGGCGCTGTTCCACTCCGGTCCTTTAGGCGGTGATAGCACGATTGTCAAGCGAAACCAAGCTCCCTAAAGTATGGCTTGATTCTAGCATGGCTGACCACCTCCTTTCCTGCCTGTCACCCATGCCCACCCCCGCTGTGCCTGGCTGCTCTTGTTTGACCTGTGCCCTCGCTTGCAGGTGGGCGGAGCAAGTGTCCCGAGTTGGCCAATAACAATCAGGGCGTGGCCCTGTGTGACACGCCCTCTTTGAGCTTGGACAATGAGCAGGCTCCCGAAGGCCGATTCGCCGGTGAGTGGGCGCCGACTAGAAGTGAAcggagggaggggaggggcaTGTGGCATCTGATGTTAGCTTGCTATGCTAACACGAGGAAGAACCAAATGGCGGTGGAGGCTTACTTGGACTTCCCGGCAGCTCCTCTTTTTCATTTCTTCCCTTTGCTGCTGCTTCCGTGCTTGTTAATAGCAGGTTGTGCTCTCCTCCCATCCCCGATGTGCGTGTTGACATTCTTCACGTGTGCTTCGTTTTGGCATGTTTCCTGTGGGTGTGTCTGAAAAGTCTCAAGAGCACAATTTGAATGGCTTAGAAGGTTAAAAGGATACCTACACTCAACTCAATATGTTCCACAGCTTCATTTGTGTAACCATTGGAAATCATTCTCATTCAAAGCTGATAgtagtgatagacatccaatctactTTGCCGGTTTATTTGCGGTCAAAATgggtatttttaaaatagtaataaatatttagtttcaCTAATACAATACATGGGCAGTtgtaatggattggacatctatcaccacCAATAACAGCTGGAGTGTGACTTACTCATTCATCCCTTCCCTAAATGTTCCACCAACGTgtcgtcatttttttctctgtgtgtCTCGTAAAATGTCTTCTGTTATATCTCTTTCTTCCTGTGAATTCCTCCCATCCCGTctcccccctcttcctcccccttttctttccctttctcgCCTCCTTTTGGATGGAAAGATGAGGAATCGTGCCCAGTACATATTGACGACTAGGTATGCATTTTTGGCCAAGATGCTAGCGCTGACTACTCAAGAAGGGCTCTTATTTCAAGACCTAAACCTTCTTCCACAACGATAGGAGATTGTTTCTTTCTCCAAATGAGTGAGCGCAATGTCTTTTCTTGTCATCTATTATTCAGATCTGATGTACCTGGGCAGCTACCAGCCCGTTTTAGACTCCACCAGCAACCAGGAGCAGGGGATAGACAACCAGGAGGGCCAAGCGCCTAAACACCCCCACCGTGGACCCCTCATTGTGTAGCACTTACATACACAAACCCAGTCAGACATTACTactctactactactgctactactactagcacATCCTACTCAGTGCTTCATTGCTGGATAATGGCTGAACAGGGAACCCCCTTCACCAAGTCCTTCTTCTTCTCCGAGCTCttctctattttatttcttgatccaattttatttattacctgTAGTTCTAACTTGTGATAGTTTCATGTTGTGACTTTATGGTTAGaagatgctgctgctgctccttTTCATCATCAACATGACCAGCAAATCAGTCAGGGGCTACTGTGATCTGCAATCGCCATTTTAGGTGGGCTAGCTTAGCCTGCTAAAGGCTAAGAGGGgaggaaaagaaaacacaaatccGACTGCTTTTCGGATGGCCTCGGCTGAATGTGAAAATTAAAGCAGACTCAGTCCTGAACATGTAACGAATGTAGAAGACCTCCTAGATGGAGGTGGGGGGGGACAAGCATACACGACTGCATATGAATGCTGCCAAAAGCTAAGCGTATCGGATGAAAGATTAGCATTAACCTAAATTACATAGTATTCACTTTAACTGGTGGACTTGGTTTATTTAGCCTTCTGTGAAATGTGCAAATATACAAATTTCAGTTCAATTTGCCCAAAAAGACTAAGTTAATAGTTGTTGTATTTGAATGGACCTCATCAAATCTTGATCATCGTCTACGCTTGGCTCAACTAAATCCTGGAATGGAACCCTCGACCACCAAGCCTTGTTAGCATGTCAGTATTGTTGCAGTGCAACTCCTGAATCCACCACccagcaataaaaaataaaaaaaaaaatacataatttttccCCCCTTAGTTTGCACTGGTCAGCtacttttagacattttttgtgtTGGCTATCCATCGTAAAGGGACTTTTAGTTAGTGACGTTCATATTCTAACGGTCCTTTTTATGTTGAACTGGATGTTGTTTTGTGTTCTTTAATTCATTGCAAAGCACTGTCGTTAATTAGAATGTGAAGGAAACTTTGTGAAACATTTGTAAACATTTTACATTGACACAAACACTCAAGATCGTACTGTAGCTGATCACAAAAAGGACATGGATGCACTATTAGCCCTTTCCGAGGCCACGTCATTTTTGCGGTGCATGAGACCGAAGGCGAAGCATGAGAAGTCCCAATGGCAGAGCTTTGCGTCCTATCGGCTGAGCCGCCATTATCGTCACAACCGTCACATGATCGCAGTCTGAATGTGTTGTCGGGGCTGAAACTGTCAGCAGAACTCACTTTTGTAGGACTGTAGGAGTGAACGTGAGACGGACAATAaagttttgtttatttgcaaCTAAACCATCGAGTTTGGAAGGGTTATTCGTTTGCTATCTTGAACAAAAAACTGTGGTTCTTTGAAATCATGCTGATTAGCAAAATGAGAAGCCAAATCTGTGGTTTTGTCTGTAATTTTATTACAATGCCATTTAGTTTTTCTCCAGCGCCCTGGTAAAGCTCTCCATTACAGCAGTTCCACTTTAAAACCATGCATTCAAGCGTCCGTCCGGTGGCGTTCGATTTCCAACAGCCACGCCTGGACTAATGGGTGTAGTACATATTCTTTAGCGTGCAAACCATTTTCTAAAAGCCAACAGGAGTGGATTCTCCTATTTAAAAAAGGCTCTTATCCCATTGAACGTCAGACCATAGCGACCATGAAATTGCCGGCAATTGTCCTCATCCTTTCAGGTAAGAGCGTAATGTTGCaaattaaatatgttttcaagTTATGATAGGATTAGTTGAATTATAAGTTTTATTGATGGAAGTTGGtactaaaaataacatttccaaaACTGTAAAAGTTCTGTTTTGTTACATTAAGCTAAGCTTGAAggattttaattgttattttcaaGAAATATTCCATCAATATCtgacaaatgtacatttttcagCCTATTATGTCAACAACTTGGGTCGATCATTTAGTCATGTCATTTGTGCTAAATtgatttgttgttgattttCCATTTAACTGCAAATGAGTTGCAGTTACTGATATAAATACAGTGTCATTATTCTGTACATTGACTTGTTGTCCCACTCTACAGACATATTAGCTTAAGAAATAATTTTAGGTCCAAACTTCACTGACTCATCAGTAAACATCCAATTTATTTGTACTGTCCAAAACAAAAGAAGTATAATTGTGTCTTCAGGTTTGGGAGTTAGCTCCCAGGGCAACGTATGCAGCTTTCAGGACGTGGTAGACCATTTGAACCTGACCGTTAACAACAGGGCTTTGCGGTTGACGCGACCCGTCCTGGACCACCGGCGTCCCACCCTAGTGGAGCTCAACCTTATCCTCTATGGCATCCTGGGCGTGGTATGTTCATCAAATATTTGGAGTTAACGCTGAATGCTGATGTTGTCATCTGTATTGGAGCAGATTGAGAAAACGCAAACCTTCATTCCGTTCTTCTGGTTAATGGTGGTGAGTAGATGCCGTCGTCAATGTCGTCAACGGCTTCTCAGTTGATAAGTCATGCAAAATCCACAGTCTTGGACCAACGAGCGTATTTTTTGGGATCCGGACCAGTTTTGCGGGATCAATGAAATAGATATTCCCGTCGAGTTGCTGTGGAAACCTGACATCATGATCCTCGAAATGTAAGTCTGTGGTACACTTGATTTTGAGGCATTCCGTGGACACTTGCTGTTGATTTCATATTAGTATATCAGGTTATTACTTGATTTGGAGGGTATTTCATGGGTTTGAATGGAGGAAGTTAACAGCCAGGTTCTGTTTACAGACTCGTTATTGTGTTTTTGAAGCTTATTGACTGTAATAATGACTCCATTATGAGCATGTAAACAGTGATTGAAACGAGCAGGAGGCGTACGCCAAGCAGAAttgaattgtttgttttttcagggTGGAGAAAGACGACTCGCAGCCCAACCTTTACTTGCACGTGGATTACAACGGGACCATCGTGATGGAACAGAACGTACGAGCAGTGAGCATGTGCATGTTGGACGTGTACAAGTTCCCCTTTGACACGCAGCGCTGCAACATATCGTTGACTTCTGCCATTTTGGAGTGTGAGCCCTATCAAATATTCCATTTTCCCCCCTCAACTGTAGTAATCTTCTGCTACTTTCTCACATGTCGACGCAGATAAAGACCTGCAAATCAACGCAGCGGTGAACTCATCGCGGGCCACCGAGTTCAGCAAAAATTTGCTGTATTCCCAGGGAGAGTGGGAGTTCCTCCAGTTGTCCGTGAGAAGCCAAAATATCAGCCTGGAGAACAAAATGTGGGGGCAGCTGGTGTACACGGTGCGGCCGTTGACCGAAGTTTGGAGCCTAGCGCCTCCGAGCCCACCTTAACGCCCGCCCTCTTCCAGTTTGTCGTCCAGAGACGACCCCTGATGCACGTCATCAACTTCCTACTCCCCATCCTCTTCTTCCTGGTCCTCGACTTGGCCTCCTTCTTCATCCCGGACCACCATGGCGAGAAGCTGGGCTTCAAGGTCACCGTAATGCTGGCCATTTCGGTGCTGCTGCTCATCCTCAACGACATCTTGCCTTCCATGTCCAATAGGATGCCACTCATAGGTACATTGTATTCGAATTGACATGGTAGTGAATTAGCTACGATTAGCGCTCAATCAAAATGGAGAATTTGACACTTTGGCAGCCACCTACTGCATCGTCATCTTCGGCCTGATGCTGCTCAGCCTTCTAGAGACCATTTTTGTATCCCACCTGAGCGAAAAAGACACGCCAGATAACCTCCTGAGGTGCTGCGGGAGCCAAAAGGAGAAGGACTCGGCGGATAAGTCCGACACCGGTACGGTCCCCTCGGAAAATGCCGCGGATGCGTTGTTTCTGACTCAACAGGTGTGTTCGATAGAGGGCAAACAAGTGGGATCTTCGGTCACGTTGGCGCCGGGCGGTGGAAAGAAACGAGACGAGCTGCTGCCTGAAGCGGGCGAGGTAAAGCATCGCAAACGTATGGACAATGGATAATGCATCCCTCGATGTTAATTTTAGATCAATTCTCATTGATTTTAAAGCAATTCCTGtcattttctgtaaatttgggagggtcaaattaaaatattatgggCACATGTGCGCAGGCCAATAGCGTTGCGCTGGGAATGGAGCCCCGACTGTTGCTGCTAATCGTGGACGAACTGAAGCAGTTGCAACGGATGCTCGACATGCACCTGAGCAATAAGAAAGAAGTTGGAAAATGTTCGCGCTTGGGGAGAAAAATCAACCAAGTTTTTTTCTGGTTCTACCTCGCCACCGCCACACTCTTTATTACAACCATGTTTCTGTCCTGGGCCAACTAGAGCTCTCCATTTTAACTAAATGTAGCAGTTAGAACAGTATAAGCAGAGTGAACTAACATATTGTAAATGACTTAATTATAATAATCCTCATTTAACCTCAAAGATACCCTTTTTTCACTGatatgtatttgtttgtatCTGTAATATAACAGTGcaaataaagagtggacaacatGTCATTCACTATTGCAGTGTTTTctattcatattttgtttttgttttttagctcATTTAATAACACACTATTACATGGGAGGTACATGGGGCCTTTAGAGCCAGGCCAAAACATTATATATAGTTTACATTATACATAGTTTCTATTTATGATAGCCTAAATAGTCAGGGGCGCACATCATTTACATACACGCTTATGTTGTTTTAGGTACTCACAGAAGCAGTTTTTAAGCAGTCTTCATTGATGTCATGTGTCTCCGGCACAATCATCTGCTTCAGTTTCCAACATTGTTAAGGATGAAGTT is drawn from Stigmatopora nigra isolate UIUO_SnigA chromosome 18, RoL_Snig_1.1, whole genome shotgun sequence and contains these coding sequences:
- the rnf157 gene encoding E3 ubiquitin ligase RNF157 isoform X3, coding for MGAFVSRQNIGVEEVDIPSNSVYRYPPKSGSYFASHFIMGGEKFDSTHPEGYLFGENTDLNFLGTRPVAFPYAAPPPQEPVKTLRSLINIRKDTLRLVRCSEDLKLPGDDEAGKQRVCYNVEFAFDADTPVGITIYYQALEEFHNGVPVYLPQDSSLQSETVHFKRGVSQQFCLPSHTVNLSEWADEELLFDAEREVFPMVVQATADEGDEHLGHSHILLATFEKHMDGSYCVKPLKQKQVVDGVSYLLQEIYGIENKYNSQESKVADDEISDNSAECVVCLSDVRDTLILPCRHLCLCNACADTLRYQANCCPICRLPFRALLQIRAMRKKVSPLTPTNFNPVITSQTSDSEEHSASEHIPPGYEAVSLLEALNGPLATSSMTPPLHSGPSHVTGALPAYGSEAHPAAARSCSPLDHSNSSQGIKLKKSASKSLSQNSSVLPEEEDEKSCSELEARHRKLTVESQECGVTPDSENLTLSSSGAIDQSPCTGTPLSSTITSPEDPVSSSLAQSVMSMASSHSQHSHISTDTMSSMSGSYLAGADGEPGGGREGVDAQGDETRDAPVESRGPSQMERESLELNYSVGVEEQDSEGNDVTEDDHSSPSNGKGGRSKCPELANNNQGVALCDTPSLSLDNEQAPEGRFADLMYLGSYQPVLDSTSNQEQGIDNQEGQAPKHPHRGPLIV